Within the Flavobacterium sp. CG_23.5 genome, the region ACGTAAGGAAGTTATCAATTTTACCCTTCATAAAAACCATATTCTTTCGGTCTTTAAAATTTATTTTTTTGATAAGTAACGCTTGCTCCGTAAAATCCAACTGAATATCTGTTTTTAAAAAAGTTAAATTGCGAGGTCCGTAATTTACAATGGCATTTGTAACGTAAACATTACCGGTAAATAATGGCTTTTGTATTTTTAGATTCAAAACGTCAAATTTAAAATCCAAATTCACTTTGGCTTGACCATCAGAAAAATGCATGAAATCCTTGTTGATTACCTCATTCAGTCGGGAAACATCAAAATCAGACCTAAAACTTCCTGCCACTGTTGTTTTTTCAAAATTAGAAATCTTTCCTACCGGAATTGTAAACGGAATCGTCTTGTATTTTCCGGTAAAGCCTGTTAAAGTGATGGTAGAATTGATGTCATTGCAACCCGCACCTTTTTTGTATTGATTGGTAAACGTGGCATCAAAATTACAGTCAGTAACAATTCCATCCGGTATGGTGAGTTCATTATCTTTTATTTTTGTAGTGACCCTAATTTCAGGATCGCCCGTGGCATTCATATCACCTATGATTGTACAACCCACATTTATTGGTCTTTTCAAATCAAACTGATTGACTCTAGCGCTAATATTAGCGCTCAATAAAGCAGAAGCGTTGCGCCACAATATTGAAGTTTTTATAGCAATATCAAATGGAGATTTGTTTTTATCCAAGCTAAAATGGCCATTGATATCAAAAAACTCTTTCCCTATTGCGAGATGATCAGTGGCAACACTAATTTGGTTTTTAGGTTTCGAGAAATCAACCTCCAAAACACCTTCTACAATCCTGTTTTTAATAAAACTCCCTCTTTGAGTATTGAAAGCCATACTTTTAGCTAGGGTTTTTAGATACAGATTGGTGCGCCAATTTTCGTCATCGTAATAAATTTTGCTCTTTAAAGTAAGGATATCAAAATCAAATAACTTATTCCCCATTTGATTTTCGGAAATGAAATGTACTTGGTGCAAAAGGATTTCCTTGATTTTAGAATCGGTCGAACTTTTTGATTTTTCGTTTTTTGGCTTAGCCCGAAAAATATTGGTGTTTACAATTCCGTTCTTTCCTTTAAAAAGATATAAAGTGGCGTTCTGAATTTCAATTTTATCGATATTAATCTCATTAGAGAGCAAACCCAAAATATTGACACGAACCTCTATTTGCGCAGCTTTAAGCAAGGTACGCTTATGAAAGGACCATAAACTGTCCTTTAACTCTACTTGGCTTAACGCCAAAGTCATATTAGGGAAACCCTTGAAAAACTTATAATTAATATCGCCAATAGCGGCTGTACCCGAAATATTTTCGTTGATTTTGGCATTGATTTGCGTTACAATTTCTGCCTTATTATTCTTAAAATACACGGATAAAACCCCTGAAGTTATTAACAAAAGTGCTACTATTCCCAGAAATAAAAAACCAATTCTTTTGATTATTTTTCTAAAATTTACACTTTTAAAATAGCTATTTATGCTCTGCCAAAATTGATTCATGCGTATTCCTTTACTAATTAAAATAAAGGTAGCTAAAAACATTAGTTTATGGACTTAATATTACAAAAACTGGTTTGAATACTGCATTTAAGCGCACAAATGGTCCTTTACATTCCCGGCAATCCACCTTGATTGAGCCGTATTTGTTTAAAAAAAAATCAAGTTCCTGTAAATTAATTCGAGTAAAGTAGTAAGAATTGTGTTTGATTTTTTAAACCGCTACTTAATGAAAAACAGATTTAACCCGCTTAAGCAATACCAGCTTTGATTCCTATTTTACTGTGATCAATACAATAGAAAATGATAATTTTTTCTTACAAAATTCTTGTGTTTTTATACTGTACCGACCAAAGTGGGCAGCAGGAACAATTTTACATAAAAAATGCTATTTATTTCATAATTTTTGGATTTACAAACATTTACTAGACAAATAATTTCGAATTAAAAAATAAATTCAAAATTCAAAATGTTGATATACAACTACTTAATATTTAAATTAAATTAATTTAAATACAAAAAGTAAAAACAGTACAAGAAGCTCAAAAAATTCCGCTTTTGAAAACTGACATTTCAATACTTGATTTGACTTATTTTTGTACAGTTCTAAATAATTTATTACGCATTAAAGTTTAACCTATGAAAAAGTTACTATTCCCAATTATAAGTTTCGTTTTGACATTTTTGTTCCTAATTGTTTCCTGTAAAAAACAGGACAAAAAAGAAGCAGAAGCCAATAAAGTTTCGCTTGAAACTCCTTTTGACAGTACGTTGGTAAAAACATTTTTTGTTAATCATCCAAAACTAAAAAAATACCAATCTGATGTGGAGAAATTGTACCGCAAACATCAATTTCATTATGTATGGTATGATGAGAACGGAATCAACGATTTCGGTAATCTATTATATGACAAGATTAATAATCTTGAAGAAGAGGGTGTTCAAGTCGATGTTCCTTATAAAAAACAATTAGCAGATATTTACGAAGATCCAGATAATGACCAAAAACCGGACATTGATACGGAACTGCTAAGTTCATCCCTTTACTTTTTTTACGCAGACAAAGTATATCATGGAATACCTGCCAATAAAACGACGGATTTAGGATGGTATCTTCCAAGAAAAAAACAATCGTATGTCAGTTATTTGGACTCACTTTTAATCGAGCCTACTTTAATTAACAAAGACGAAAAAGGGGTTTTAAGTCAATATTATCTTCTTAAAGATGTGCTGCAAAAATACCGTCAAATAGAAAAAAAAGGCGGATGGAAAACTATTACCATTGATCCTAGTGTAAAGTCATATAAATTAGGAGACAGCTCTAAAACAATTGCACAAATAAGACAACGATTATTCATTACGGGTGATATTTCAAGGGATTCAAAAAGCAACATTTATGACGCTGCATTGGTCGATGGAATTTTGAAATACAAAATGAGAAGCGGTAATACTGTTAATAAACTTATTTTACCAGAACACATAAAAGACATGAATATCTCTGTTGCGCAGCGTATAAAAACACTTACAGTCAACATGGAACGTTGCCGATGGATTTCAAATGACATCACCAAGTCCAAAGAGTTAATCGTCATCAATATCCCTGCTTATGAGTTAACTTATTTTAACAACGGAAAACCGGAGTTACGCTCTAAAGTAGTCGTTGGGAAAGCTTTGAATAAAACGGTGGTTTTTAGTGCTTCAATGCGATACATTGCATTTAGTCCTTATTGGAACGTGCCAACGAGTATTTTGAAAAAAGAGATACTTCCTGCTATTGAAGAAAACGAAAACTATTTAGCCGAACACAATATGGAATGGAACGGCAACGATGTAAGACAAAAACCAGGAGGTGATAATTCCCTAGGCAAAGTGAAATTTTTGTTTCCAAATTCCAATAATATTTATTTGCACGACACGCCTTCAAAAAGCTTATTCAACAGCGAAGACAGAGCCTTTAGTCATGGTTGCATCCGAGTTGCTAAACCAAAAGACCTAGCGAATATCATTTTGAAAAATGACCCAAATTGGACTCCGAAAAAAATTGACGAAGCCATGAATAGAGATACGGAAACGATGTATACATTAAAAAATAAAATTCCAGTTTATATTGGTTATTTTACTTCTTGGGTAGATGACAAAGGAATTGTTCATTTTTATGAAGACATTTACAATAGAGACCAAAGACTGGCTTCTTTGATATATGCTAAATAATCATTTCATTGGAACAGCATAAATTTGTATTCCACAAAAAAATGACACTATCTTTTTTAAGAGATACTGTCATTTTTTTTATGCCTTCCAAAAAGGGGATTCTTTAGTGTGCTTTCATTTTATCAAAAGTGGTTCCCAATACTTTTTTCATCTTCTCTAACGAACCTTGAAAAGCTTTCTCAGTAGTATCAGCATGATTAGTGACTACGATAGGCTGCATATTTGCGGCACGAACTTCAATAAGACATCGTTTGTCATTAATCCCTGACTTGTCACTGTTTTCATCTCCAAGATGTACTTCAAGACGTGTAATTTTATCTTCAAAACGTGATAGCCCTTTTTCCAGTTCATTAGAAAAATAAGATTCTAATCTCTCGTGTCCTTCTACATTTTTGTCCGTGTTGATTTGAATTTTCATATTATTTTATATTTATTATTGATTCTCAAATTTAACGATACTCAAGTAAAAACAAAGGCAATTAATAAAATCTTATGAAAACAAATCTTATTATGTCCTGATTAAAACTAATCAGGTAGAGCGGGTCTTTTATTTATCTTAAGATATTCATAAAACACCAAACAATTAGGGTTTTTTTTTATATTGAAAATATAATTTTTTTATCTTTATATATTCAATCATACTATGAAAAACTATGTTTTATCCATCGTAGTAGTATTATGTGGTGTATCAGTTGCTACGATCTACCATAACCGAAATGAAAATCTAACGGTTAAAGTTATTTCTGTTGCCAAAAAGCTTCAGGAATATACCTTTGGAAAATCTGAAGTTCCCCTTAGCAAAGCCATTGTCTCCGAATTTTTTAGTAAATATCCCGATTTAAAAAAATACCAGTCCGATGTTATTGCTGTTTACAAAAAAAGAAATTACAAATCGATTTGGTACGATGAAAAAGGACTTCTTGAATTTGCTGATTTGCTATATTCTAAAGTAAATCTAATCGAAGAAGAAGGTCTAAAATCGAATCTCGCCTATAAAGACAAAATTGACGGAATCTTCGATTCGGAATTCAAAGATGAACTCTCCAGAACTGACACCGAAATATTTTTGTCAACCATGTATGTGTTTTATGCTAAAAAAGTTTTTCGCGGCATTGACTCTAAAAAAATTAAAGAAATTGGATGGTTTCTTCCAAGGAAGGACTTGTCTTACGAGAATTTATTGGATTCATTACTGGTGGATACTAAATTACTAAGCAAGAATGAGAAAACCTTGTATGAACAATATTATAAGTTGCGTGATTATTTAAAAATATACAGACAGATAGAAAAAAGCGGTGAATGGACTCCCATTGAAGCAAATGCTTCCGTACAATTCTACAAACCTTCTGACAGCTCAAAAGTCATTGGCCAAATAAGACATCGCCTTACAGTTACCGGAGATTTAAAACAGGATTCCAAGAGCAATGTGTACGATAATGATTTAATGGCAGGAGTATTGAATTACAAAAAACGAAATGGTTATCAACCTAATTACCAAATCTCAATTTGGCAAATTCAGCGAATGAATGTACCGATTAAGAAATACATTCAAACAATTATGGTCAACATGGAACGTTGCCGATGGATTGATCCCGCTTTGACAAAATCGGATGAGATCATAATCATAAACATTCCGGCATTTAACTTAATTTATAGAAAAAACGGCATAAAAGAATTAGAGTCAAATTTGTTGGTGGGCAAAAACATAACTGAAACAGTTGTTTTTAGCAGTTATATAAGTTCTATTGTGTTCAGTCCTTATTGGAATATTCCCCAAAGCATCGTTGAAAACGAATTGTCATTGGCGTTGTTTGCTGATAAAGATTACTTAGCCAAACATAATATGGAATCCAACAAAGGGAAAGTCAGACAAAAACCTGGAGGAAAGAACCCAATGGGACTCGTTAAATTTATGTTTCCAAATACTAATGATATTTATTTACACGATACACCATCCAAAAGTTTATTTGAATTCAATTACCGTGCATTAAGTCACGGTTGCATCAATATGGACAAAGCCAAGGAATTGGCGGTTTTATTGTTAAAAAACGATCCTGAATGGCCTATCGAACGTATAAACGAAGCTATGAAAGGGGAAAAAGAAACCACCTATATTCTGAAAAAAAAGATACCGCTTTACATTGGATATTTTACCTCTTGGGTAGACGACAAAGGGGAAATTCATTTTTATGAAGATATCTACGATAGAGATGAAAGATTAGCGTCCTTGTTATATGAGGAAGATTAGTTTTATTTCGCAACTTCACAACTGTTGAAACACATTTTATTTGATTAATTTATTTAGTATTGACCGAGAATGCGCCCGTTATTTCACGCAATTCAAGAACATTAATTGCGATATTAAATTTGGTTGTTTGAATATACTTTGATTTTGTTCATGCATTTCTTATAGCAATAAAACAGCATTGGTAATCAACATCTTAACGTCTTGTTGTTTAGTCAATACCATTAATTTTTGTAAATTTATAAGTCCTTTAAAGAAGTAGCCATGAAAAAGTCAATCCTCCCCATTATGGTTATCGTCTTGCTGTTTTTGTTGACTTCCATATTTTGTAAAAACAATAACAACAAAAAAGAAATCGTAAAAACGGCCACTTTAAAATCAGCAGTGATTTCACAAGATGTTATTGTTCCAAAAATGTTGCCTTTTGACAGCACTTTGGTACAGGCTTTTTTTATCAAGAATCCAGAACTAAAAAAGTATCAATCTGATGTAATAACGCTGTATCGCAAACATCAATACAATTACATTTGGTATGATAAAAACAGAATCAGCGAAGTTGGGAATTTCTTATACAACAAGTTAAATAATTTAGAGGGAGAAGGGATTGACGCAGTGGTTCCGTATAAAGATAAACTAGACCTTATTTTTCAAACTTCGGGAGAGAGTCAAAACCCAAATGAAGATGCTGAACTGCTCCTATCCTCTTTGTATTTCTTTTATGCCGATAAAGTTTACCGTGGATTAGATTCTGATAAAATTGAAGAGATGGGATGGTATCTTCCTCGAAAAAAACAATCGTATGTTGATTATCTTGGTTCTATTTTGGCAAAGCCTTCCCTAATTTACAAAGACGAAAGCGAGGTTTACGGGCAGTATTACCGACTTCGGGAACAGTTAAAAAAATATCGTGAAATGGATCAAAAAGGGGAATGGAATCCCATAGAGGTGGATCGAAAGGTAAAGTCCTTCAAACTTGGAGACTCTTCAAAAACGATAGCACAAATAAGACAACACTTATATCTTACGGAAGATATTCAAAGCGATTCTAAAAGTGCCGTTTATGATGACGCACTGGCGACCGGGATTTTGAAATACAAAAAAAGAACTGCCTTCAACCTTGACAAAGTGATTTTGCCAAAACACATCGCGGCAATGAACGTGCCATTGAAGGAACGCATAAAAACCATCATGGTCAATATGGAACGTTGCCGATGGCTATGCAGTTGCGTTTCCTCCTTGAAAGGTTTGATATTCATCAACATTCCAGCCTACCAATTGACCTATTTTAGTAAAGGGAAAAAGGAATTAGTTTCTAATGTAGTCGTTGGAAAGGTCATGAATAAAACGGTAGTTTTTAGTGCCGACATAAAATACATCGTTTTCAGTCCCTACTGGAATGTGCCCAACAGTATTTTAAGAAAAGAAATCCTGCCCGCTCTTGCCAAAAACCCTAATTACATGGTCAAACATGACATGGAATGGTTCGACGGCCGTGTCAGACAAAGACCCGGACCCGAAAATTCCCTAGGATTGGTAAAATTTTTATTCCCTAACAACAATGCCATTTATTTGCATGACACACCTTCAAAGAATTTATTTGATGAAGAAAAAAGAGCCTTCAGTCATGGCTGCATTCGAGTGGCTAAACCCGTGGAACTTGCCAATCTTATTTTGAAAGACGACAAGGCATGGAATCCTGAAAAGATTGCTGAAGCCATGTCTAGCGGAGTTGAAACCTGGTATCCCCTTAAAAACAAGATTCCTGTTTATATTGGTTATTTTACCGCTTGGGTCGATGATGACGGCATCCTTCACTTCTATGAGGATGTTTACAATCGAGACAAACAACTTGCCTCGTTGATATTTACAAAATAATTTTAGTAAGAATCAAGAGGTTAATTCCGTCTACTTTTTGACCTGATTTTTCTTTTATTTTCCTATTTAATAAAGTTAGTTTTTGGTTTTCAATTTGATTTGTCAAAACAAAATGATCAGAAACAAAAAACGCCAATCTCTCGATGGGCGTTTTTGAAAATTATAGTTCTTGTTGAATCGGATACCCTAGCCCTGATTGCAATGAAAATCCTTTTTATCTCGTTCTCAAAACGAGATAAAAAGATTGCAATAAAAAGCAGGAAATAGCTCCAAATTAATTTATTCCTCGCAATGACTGCTACAGTTTTGGCAACGCGGTAAAGCCCATATTATACAAGGTAAATGCCTGTATGTCCACGTTTTCCTGAATGGTTGCCGCCACGGCTTTCCCCGCGCCATGTCCCGCATTAATATCAATTCGAATTAAAGTGGGATTTGGTCCAGTTTGTTTTTCCTGTAATTCGGCTGCAAATTTAAAACTATGTGCTGGCACTACTCTATCGTCATGATCGCCCGTTGTGACCATCGTGGCCGGATATTGGGTTCCTTGTTTTACATTATTCACCGGAGAATACCCCTTGATGTAGGCAAACATTTCCTTGCTATCCTGTGATGTTCCGTAATCGTACGCCCAACCCGCTCCCGAGGTAAAGGTGTGGTAGCGCAACATATCCATAACGCCCACCGCGGGTAACGCTACCTTCATTAAATCCGGGCGTTGCGTCATGGTAGCTCCCACTAACAATCCGCCGTTTGAACCACCACGAATGGCAAGAAAACTAGAGGATGTGTACTTTTGAGCAATCAGATATTCAGCCGCTGCGATGAAATCATCAAACACATTTTGCTTTTGCATTTTGGTGCCTGCATCATGCCATTTTTTTCCGTATTCGCCTCCGCCACGCAAATTAGGAACGGCATAAACGCCGCCGTTTTCCATCCAAACGGCATTGGCAATACTGAAACTTGGCGTTAAGCTTACGTTGAAACCGCCATATCCATACAATATCGTTGGGTTTTTGCCATCGAGTTTCAATCCTTTTTTATGGGTAATCATCATCGGGATTTTGGTTCCGTCTTTGGAAGTGTAAAACACTTGTTTCGACACATAATCTTCGGTTTTAAAATCTACTTTTGGTTTTTCATACACGGCCGATTTTCCTGATTTTGGTTCGAATGAATAAATAGTTCCTGGGCTAACATAATTGGTAAAAGAATAATAGAGCATTTTTTCTTTTTTCTTTCCGCCAAAACCGCCTGCAGTTCCAAGATCCGGCAACTGTATCTCCCGAATCATTTTTCCTGAATAATCATATTGTTTCACCACCGAAACCGCATCTTTCATATAATTAGCAAAAACATAACCGCCGCCGGTTGTTGGTGTCAAAACATTATCGGTTTCTGCAATAAAGTCTTTCCAGTTTTCGGGTTTTGGGTTACTGACATCTACCGTAACAATGCGTTTATTGGGCGCATTTAAGTCGGTATCTATGAATAATTTAGTGCCTTCGTTGTCAATTATACTGTTGTCACTTTTGAAATTATCGACAATGGTAATAATGGGGCTATTTGGTTTTGTCAGGTCTTTGATATACAATTCATTCCCATAGGTTGAAGTCGAAGCGTTGATGACCAAATAATGATCGTCTTCTGTCACACTTCCACCAACATATCTTCTTTTTTGGTCTGCGCCAAAGATGATTTGATCTTCTTTTTGCGCCGTTCCAAGTTTGTGAAAATACAGTTTGTGTTGGTCCGTTTTAGCCGACAATTCACTTCCTTTTGGTTTGTCATAACTGGAATAGTAAAATCCTTTATTCCCGTGCCAAGAAACCCCGCTGAATTTTACATCGACAATGGTATCTTCTATTATTTTTTGAGTGATGGCATCCATGATAATCACTTTTCTCCAGTCGCTTCCGCCCTCTGAAATGGCATACGCGACTTTGGAACCATCTCTTGAGAAATCCAATCCTCCCAGTGAAGTAGTTCCGTCCTTAGAAAAAGTATTTGGATCTAGAAAAACCGTCTCTTTTCCTTTAAAGTCTTTTCTATACAACACCGATTGGTTTTGTAAACCATTATTTTTGTAGTAGTACGTATAATTCCCTTCAATGAAAGGCGCTCCTATCTTCTCGTAATTCCATAGTTTTTCCAATCTTGCTTTCAATGCATCACGAAACGGGATTTTAGCTAAATAGTCATAAGTAACCTTGTTTTGCGTTTTTACCCAATCACCCGTCTCAGCAGATTTATCGTCTTCGAGCCAGCGATACGGATCCGCAACTTTGGTATCAAAATAGACGTCAACCGTTTCGCCTTTATTGGTATGTGGATACTTCATTGTATTTATTTTTTGGTTTTGACCAAAACTTGCGAATGTGGCAGATACAGCCATTATTAAAAAAGTTTTTTTCATTCTATGTGGTTTAGTTAGTTATAACAAAAATAGGAAAATAGTTTTCATTCCCATTGAAGACAAGTCGCTAAAAAACCAAAAACGTTACTCTTTCGAATAACGTTTTTTTTATGTAAAAGTAAAAGAGTTTGAAATTAGAAACTCATTCTACAAATTAAAATTTACGCCCAAAACGACGTTTCTTCCTATGTTAGGAATGCCGTCTCTTTTTAATCTTGAAAGATGCGCGATATAGCTTTTGTCTAATAAATTGTTTCCGTTGAGATTAACATCAAAAGAAGTTTTACCCAATTTTATTTTCCCTCCAAAACCTAAATTCACTAATGAATATCCATTTGATTTTGTTTCAAAACCACTGACATTATTTTGATTGAAAGTAGAAGAAACATTAAAGGTCGCAAAACCGTCTTCCAACCAATTTTTGATTTTAAATTCAGTTCGAATGGTATTGCTCCAATTGTTGGCAGGAATTAACGGCAAATAATCACCATTTTTTTTCTTACCGGTAACCGTTTCAAAACTTGTTTCAAAATGCAACCAGTCTAAAGGGTGCGGATGAAAATGCAATCCAATTTCACCACCATACAGTTTAGCATTATTCTGAATATAATCGAAAACATCGTTTCCAGCAATTACTATTCCTGCTGGCGAGGTATAGATATAATTGTTGATATGATTGTAAAATCCATTGGCAAAAAACTCAAAATGACTGTTTTTATATTCTAAATTGATATCCGTTTGTACGTTTTGCTCGGTTTTCAAATCGCTGTTACCAATTTCATAGCGATTGGTTCCTTCATGAACTCCATTGGATGTTAATTCGGCCAGATTCGGTGATCTAAAACCAGAAGCCATATTCAATCGCAAAGTCAAATCTTCGGCTAAATTGGTTTTGTAACCCAGGGAAGCATTAAAACTATCGTAGGTTTTATCAATGGCTTTAAAGTAGCCTTCTTCTCCGGCAGTTCCGTGTTCTTGCGTGGTGATTTGTCTGTTATCGAAACGCAATCCTCCTTGTAACACATTAGATTCCCACTCATAATTAGCAGTTCCAAAAACACCAAAATCATTGGTTTCAGCATCCGGAATCAAATATTCCTCACCTGAATTGGTGTTGGTTTGGTGCATCCCCTGAATTCCTACGATAGATTCTACTTTGCCTATTTTTGGCAAATGGTATTTTGCATCGTAATTGAAGGTTTTCAATTTCATATGCAAACTGGCTACATCACTATCTGTGAACTCAGATCGGTCATTGGCAACATAACCCAAATCGACATCCAGTTTTGAATTTTGGAAAAAGAAGATATTATTTAAACTCAATAAATGATTAAAAACACCTTGTTTAGGAAAACCCGTTTTTTTGCTTGTAGATTGTTCTCCTGTCGAAGCTTCGGGACCGTTCTCTGGAATTCCTAAATCTAATTTGTTGTAATTGTAACGCAATACTGTTGAAAATTTAGCATTGCTATAACCAATTCCCGTTTTGAAATCTGCTTCACTGTAACGAGTATTTGTCACTCGATCACCATCGGCAATGCTATAATCGGAATGGGTATTGTAACTCCCACGGGTCATGAATTTCCAATTTTCGGTTGATGTTTTCAATCCCAAAGAAGAATTACTTCCTAGCGTATTCGAAAAAAGTTTCTGACTGAAATTAGCTTTGAATGTATTGGCTTCGGCAAATTTCTCTGGATTAAAATACAAAACTCCACCCAAAGCATCGGAGCCATAAAGTAAAGAAGCAGGGCCTTTTATCACCTCAACACTTTCTATTCCTGCGTCGTTTAGTCCTAAGCCATGTTCGTCGCCAAACTGTTGGTTTTCCATTCTAACACCTTGCGAATAGACCAAAACACGATTCCCGCTCAAACCACGAATAACGGGTTTACCGATAGAAGTTCCCGTAGAAACTTGCGAAACTCCTGGAATAGTCGCCAATCCTTCGATTAAAGTAGCAGTTCCTTTTCGTTGTAACTCTTTCATACTTTGATGTTCAACTTTCATCACGTTTTGCGATTGTAATTTATTGAAAGCGGTGGAAACAATCACCTCATCCATCTGGAATATGGTTTCTTCCAGAATTACATCCAGCGTATTCTCTTTTTGTGCATTATTTATCGTTTTGTTTTGGATTCCAAAACCAACGAAATTGAAAGTAAGTTTTATGCTTCCATTTGGAAGATTGGACATGTTATATTTTCCGTTTTCATCTGTTATGGCTCCTTTGTGTAATTCTGTTGCATAAACCGAAACGCCTTTAATAGGCTGATTTTTTAAATCAGTCACGGTTCCTGATACCGAATTCTGTGCTTGAAGCATAACTGAAAACCCCAAGAATAGGGTTATAATAAATTTTTTCATTGAAAATTATTGTATTGTTCTTCTTCTCAGCGAACTCATAAAGGAGAAAGGGCTGAGACCGGAATTATTTAGTAAAAAAAATAGAAATGATACCTGCTGAAATAAATTCAAAAGAAGCTGAAATAAATTCAGCTTAAACTATTTACAGGAGGCCCGCGAAGGGAATATAAACTTCCCGAGAAAGAAACAAA harbors:
- a CDS encoding prolyl oligopeptidase family serine peptidase; translation: MAVSATFASFGQNQKINTMKYPHTNKGETVDVYFDTKVADPYRWLEDDKSAETGDWVKTQNKVTYDYLAKIPFRDALKARLEKLWNYEKIGAPFIEGNYTYYYKNNGLQNQSVLYRKDFKGKETVFLDPNTFSKDGTTSLGGLDFSRDGSKVAYAISEGGSDWRKVIIMDAITQKIIEDTIVDVKFSGVSWHGNKGFYYSSYDKPKGSELSAKTDQHKLYFHKLGTAQKEDQIIFGADQKRRYVGGSVTEDDHYLVINASTSTYGNELYIKDLTKPNSPIITIVDNFKSDNSIIDNEGTKLFIDTDLNAPNKRIVTVDVSNPKPENWKDFIAETDNVLTPTTGGGYVFANYMKDAVSVVKQYDYSGKMIREIQLPDLGTAGGFGGKKKEKMLYYSFTNYVSPGTIYSFEPKSGKSAVYEKPKVDFKTEDYVSKQVFYTSKDGTKIPMMITHKKGLKLDGKNPTILYGYGGFNVSLTPSFSIANAVWMENGGVYAVPNLRGGGEYGKKWHDAGTKMQKQNVFDDFIAAAEYLIAQKYTSSSFLAIRGGSNGGLLVGATMTQRPDLMKVALPAVGVMDMLRYHTFTSGAGWAYDYGTSQDSKEMFAYIKGYSPVNNVKQGTQYPATMVTTGDHDDRVVPAHSFKFAAELQEKQTGPNPTLIRIDINAGHGAGKAVAATIQENVDIQAFTLYNMGFTALPKL
- a CDS encoding TonB-dependent receptor, giving the protein MKKFIITLFLGFSVMLQAQNSVSGTVTDLKNQPIKGVSVYATELHKGAITDENGKYNMSNLPNGSIKLTFNFVGFGIQNKTINNAQKENTLDVILEETIFQMDEVIVSTAFNKLQSQNVMKVEHQSMKELQRKGTATLIEGLATIPGVSQVSTGTSIGKPVIRGLSGNRVLVYSQGVRMENQQFGDEHGLGLNDAGIESVEVIKGPASLLYGSDALGGVLYFNPEKFAEANTFKANFSQKLFSNTLGSNSSLGLKTSTENWKFMTRGSYNTHSDYSIADGDRVTNTRYSEADFKTGIGYSNAKFSTVLRYNYNKLDLGIPENGPEASTGEQSTSKKTGFPKQGVFNHLLSLNNIFFFQNSKLDVDLGYVANDRSEFTDSDVASLHMKLKTFNYDAKYHLPKIGKVESIVGIQGMHQTNTNSGEEYLIPDAETNDFGVFGTANYEWESNVLQGGLRFDNRQITTQEHGTAGEEGYFKAIDKTYDSFNASLGYKTNLAEDLTLRLNMASGFRSPNLAELTSNGVHEGTNRYEIGNSDLKTEQNVQTDINLEYKNSHFEFFANGFYNHINNYIYTSPAGIVIAGNDVFDYIQNNAKLYGGEIGLHFHPHPLDWLHFETSFETVTGKKKNGDYLPLIPANNWSNTIRTEFKIKNWLEDGFATFNVSSTFNQNNVSGFETKSNGYSLVNLGFGGKIKLGKTSFDVNLNGNNLLDKSYIAHLSRLKRDGIPNIGRNVVLGVNFNL